ACGGCGAAGCGCACCGGCGCGTTCGTCAGCGGCCCCGTGCCGCTGCCGACCGAGATCAACCGCTTCTGCGTGCAGCGATCGACGAACAACGACAAAAAGTCGCGCGAGCACTTCGAGATGCGGACCCACAAGCGGCTGATCGATATTCTCCAAGCTTCGCCGAAGACGATGGACGCGCTCATGCACCTGGACCTTCCGGCCGGCGTGGACATCGAACTGAAAGCCTAAGTTCGAACGGATTCCAGGCGAGGACGCCCGAAGCGAAGCGCTTCGGGCTTTTTCGTTTCTAAAGGAGCCGTCTTATGGAAGTGAAGTCAACGTATCTCGGGACGATGATCGGACTGGCGACGGTTGCGTTCGGTTTGATCGCGGCGGGCGCGTGGAACAAGTTCATCAGCGACGCGATCGCGCTCTTTCTCAAGCCGGGCAACGGCGTTCTCGCAGAGTTGATCTACGCGGTGATCATCACGATCATCGCGATCGTCGTCGTTCAGGGGCTCGCGAAGCTCGCCGAAAAGGAAGCCGAGCTAACCGCGAGGCTCGGCAAGAAGTCGGAGTAAATCCTTCGACTCCGCTCAGGGTGACACGGTGATGCCCTTCGACTACGCTCAGGATGACATTCCCTTCGACTACGCTCAGCCCTTCGACTACGCTCAGCCCTTCGACTCCGCTCAGCCCTTCGACTCCGCTCAGGATGACATTCCCTTCGACTCCGCTCAGGGTGACACGGTCATGCCGTTCGATTACGTCAGGGTGACATCGATTTTGGCGGTTTGCCGGCCCGGATTTTGAACGCGAGTTCGGGCCGGTGCTGCAGCGGCGGGTAGACGTGCGCGCGGATTTCGAAGCCTTGCTTCTCGAGGCCTAACCGCAGCGCGGCCTGCTGGATTGCGTGCAGGATCGCCGCGTTGAGCGTCTCGTCGGCGACGCCGAGGTCCATGAGACTCTCGACGGCCTCTTTTTTCGACAGCAGCGTTAGCCGAATCTCGCCGGATGCGCGCTGCGACTCATGCTCTTCGTCGACCGGGTCGTGAAAGACGACGACGTGACGGTCTTCGTAGACGATCTCGTTGTCGGCGACGAGCCGCTCCCACTCTTTCGGTTCCTTCGGCCATTGCGGCTCGGCGCCCAGTACGTCGGCCGCGGTGAGCGCTTTGTTCTTACGCGTCATGGCGCGCAGCCTTCACCGTCTCCAAGAGGACGCCTGCCTGCAATCCCGGAAACTCGCGAGCATGACGCAGTGGATCTCAGAGATGATCAGCGGCCCCGCGCAGCGGACGTGGGAGAAGCCCGATCCGCAGCACACGTTCCGCGGCCGGCTCGACGGCACGCGCGCCAAGGCGGACGAGATCGTCTACGAAGACGACGACGTCTTCGCGTTCCGGCACAACATCGACGAGAGCAAAGAAGAGTGGTGGGAGATCCACGTCGTCATCATCCCGAAGAAATGGGTCCCGACGATCCTCGATCTGGGCCTCGGCGATGCGCGAATATGGCACCGGCTGATCGCCGGAATTCAGAAGGTTGCCTTGATCATGGGCCTCTACGAAAAAGGCTTCATGATTCGCATGGGCGTGCTGCCGCCGTACCAGCACACCGAGCACGTCCACATACACATTCTCGCCGGCAAGCATACGTCGCCGGTCGTGGACGGTCCGATGCCGGATGCCGGCTGAGCCGGCCCGCCCTTCGCTCGTCAGCATCGCGCTGACGTTCGCCGCGATCTCGTCGACGGCGTTCGGCGGGGGGCAGAAAGCCAGCATCCGGCAACAGGTTCTCTCGCGCGGCTGGATGGACAACGCGCGGTTCATGGACGGCCTCGAGATCGCCGAGGTGCTTCCCGGGCCGAACATCCTCAACTTGGCGATCTACTGCGGGCAGCGCGCGCGCGGCGTTCCGGGGGCGATCGCTGCGTTCTTGGGCGCGAGCATCCCGCCGTTTGCGATTGTGCTGATCGCCGCCGCGCTCTACTTCAAGTATGCGTCGAATCCGTACGTCCACGGAGCGTTGCAGGGCTGCGCCGTCGGTGCGCTCGGTCTTACGGTCGGCAACGCGCTCGAGTTGACGTGGGACGAGCGCGGCGACTGGGTGCGCGTTCTCCTGGTCGTCGTCACCGCCGCGGTCGTCTCGCTCCTGCGGATGCCGCTGCTGATCGTCTTGGTCGTCTTCGGCGGGATCGGCGTCGTCCACGAATATCTTCGCTGGAAGAGAGCGGCGCGATGAACGCCACGCTCGACACGGCGCTCCATCTCTTGTGGACGTTCTCGCAGCTCTCCGTTCTCGGGTTCGGGGGCGGCAAGGGAATTATTCCGCAGATGCACGCCGACGCCGTCGGGCGCTATCATTGGGTGACCTCCGACCAGTTCTCGCAGTTCTACACGCTCGGGAAGCTCGTGCCGGGGCCGACGACGATCTTCGCGGCGCTGGTCGGTTACGCGGCGATGCCCGCCCGGCCGTATCTCGGAGCCGCGATCGCGACGATTGGCATGTTCGTTCCCTCGAGTGCGATCATGGTCGCGTTCGACTCGCTCTGGGAACGTTTTGCCGGCTCGCCGTGGCGCGGCGTGCTCTCCCGGGGGCTCGCGCCCGCGATCGTCGGGCTCGTCTGGTCGAGCGTGTGGACGATCGGCCGGGGCACGGCGCTGCTCACGCGGCCGCCCGGATCGGCGGGAATGATCGCCTCGGCGCTCGTCGTCGTCGCGGTCACGCTCCTGATGTTGCGTTCGAAACTCGGGGCGCCGCTGCTCATCGTTCTCGCGGGGGCCGTAGGGGTCGCCGCGCTTCGCTAAGCGAACCGAGCGGCCATGCCCATCGAGCTACACGAGCTGCGTTCGCGCACGTTTCACGGCACAAAGCGGCGGATCTATCATCTGCTCGAGGAGATGGGCACGTCCGGCGATCAGATCTGGCCATTCGCCTCGCAGCCGTTTATGCGCTCGCCCGGCCCGCTCTCGCCCGGCCGCACGGAAGAATGGCATCTCGGCATTCACGGCGTTCTCGACGAGGCCGTTCCCGAGGAGCGAATCGTCTGGAGATTCCGTAACGAGGGCTTTGACGGGACGCACGGCTTCCATCTGTCGAGCGAAGGCAAGGAGACGCTGCTCGAGTATCGCGTCGACGCGATGCTCTCCGACACCGACGGACGCCTGCTGTGGCGCCGCTTCGAGGATCAGTTCGAACGCTCGACCGAGGCGCTCTTCGACAAGCTCGCCCGGGTTCTCAAGCGTTGACGGGCGCGAGCGCGGGGTCGGTCCCGAAGACGCTCGACGCCGTGGACTTCATCGATACGAGCGCATCGTTCTCCGACGAGGAGCGGATGGTGCGCGACACCGTGCGCGCCTTCGTCCGCGACCGCGTGCTGCCCGACGTCGCGCAGTGGTTCGAAGAGGGGACGCTCCCGCGCGACCTCGGCCCGGCGCTCGGGAAGCTCGGCCTGCTCGGCATGCATCTCCAAGGATACGGCTGTCCGGGAGCGAGCGCCGTTGCGTATGGCATCGCGTGTCTCGAGTTGGAGGCCGGCGACTCCGGCGTGCGCAGCTTCGCCTCGGTGCAGGGCTCGCTTGCGATGTACGCGATCCATCGCTTCGGCGACGAGCCGCAGAAGGAGCGCTGGCTCCCGCCGATGGCGCGCGGCGAACTCATCGGCTGCTTCGGTTTGACCGAGCCCGATTTCGGCAGCAACCCGGGCGGGATGCGGACCTTCGCGCGGCGCGACGGCGCGGACTGGGTGCTCGACGGCACGAAGATGTGGATCACGAACGGCTCGATCGCCGACGTCGCGATCGTCTGGGCGCAAACCGACGACGGGATTCGCGGCTTCATCGTCCCGCGCGGCACGAAGGGTTTCCATGCCTCGGATATCCACCGCAAGCTTTCGCTGCGCGCCTCGGTCACGAGCGAACTCGTGCTCTCCGACTGCCGGCTCCCGGCCGATGCGCTGCTACCGCGAGCGCAAGGGCTGGGCGGCCCGCTCGCCTGTCTGAACGAGGCGCGCTACGGCATCGTCTGGGGCGCGATGGGGGCGGCGCGCAGCTGCTACGAGACGGCGCTCGAGTACGCCAAGACGCGCGTCCAGTTCGACCGCCCGATCGGTGCCTACCAACTGACGCAAGCGAAACTCGTGGATATGCTGGTCGAACTGAACAAAGGCACGCTGCTCGCGCTGCACCTGGGCCGCGCGAAGGACGAGAAGCGGCTGCGCCCGGCTCAGGTGAGCCTCGGCAAACTCAACAACGTGCGCGAGGCGCTCGCGATCGCGCGCGAGGCGCGGACGATCCTCGGCGCCAACGGCGTGACGCTCGAGTATCCGGTGATCCGCCACATGAACAACCTCGAGTCGGTTCTCACCTACGAGGGGACGAGCGAGATGCACGCGTTGATCGTCGGCAAGGAGATCACCGGCTTGACCGCATTCTCCTGAGCCTATACGTAATCGGCTAGCGTGACCGTTACGTCGCGCTCGCCTTGTGCGCCGCGGACGTGGAGGCGCAGAACCGTTCCCGGTTGGCCGGAGAGCAGCGCGCGTAACGCGGCGAGGCTCGTACTCGATGCGGCGTTGCCGTTGACGCTCACGATAACGTCACCCTTAGCGACGCCGCTCGCGGCGCCGGGCGATCCCGGAAAGACGGAGATCACGGTGTACTCGCCGGCTTTGTCGATGAGAAAGAGGCCGGAGCGATCGAACGCGGGCGGCGTGTCGAACGTCGCGTTCTTCGCGAAGAGCAACTGGTGGTGCGCGTAGTCGAACGTTACGTCGAAGCGGCGAAGAATGCCGCCGCCGACGTTGGCGGGATTGTACGGGTCGGCCATCGCGCCTTTGTCCTGCGTGCCGAACGCCGCGACGCTGTTGTTGATCCAGTACGGCCCGATCTGGATCGCGGGGATGCGTCCGAGCTTCGCGTACGACGGACCTCCGACGCCGAATCCTTCGACGCCGGGGCCGATCTTCGCGAGCGCCGCGATCTGCGGATGCGCCGCGACGAACGGCGTCGAGAGCGTCAGGCCGCCGCGGCTGCCGGTGTCGATCTCGCCGGTCGTCAGAACGCCGTTGACCGCGATCGGTATGCGCGGGATCGTGCCGTCGAAGAAAAAGCCGATCGGCGCCGCCCCCGGAGCCGCGGCGGGCGCCTGCTGCGGCATCGTCAAGGTCATCTTGCCGTCCGCGTAATCGATCGTCGTGAGGAAGCGCGCCAAGAACTGATAGCCGATCATGCCGTCAATCTGCATGCCCTCGGCCATTCCGAAGCCGCTGCCGATCGGCAGCACGATCATGTAGGGATTACGGACGGTCGCGTTGCCGACTTGGAGCGACTCGACCTGCGTGAAGGAGGCACCCTCGGTCGTGTCGCCGACGCCCCCGAGCTGCATGCCGCCCGAACTCTGTGCGGCCAGCGCCTTTGCAACCTCGGGCGTTACGATGTAATCGCCGCCGCTGTCGAGGATGAACGCGTACGGGCCCTTGCCGTCGAGCATCGCGTTCACGTAGACGTGATTGTTGACGACCTGAATAGGAACGGTCGTGCTCGGCCCTTTGACGATCGACGCGTCGCGCGGCGTCGAAGCGGGCAGGCGCATCCGCTCGGCGACGTCGGCGTTCACCTCAAGGGTCGAGACGTGCACGGCAGACGAGTTGCCCGTCGAGGTCTCGAGCAGCGTCGAGAAGGGATAGGTGACGCCGTCGACGCGGCGATACTTCGAGAACGTCGTCGTAAACGAGATGACGCCG
The nucleotide sequence above comes from Candidatus Binatia bacterium. Encoded proteins:
- the rpsJ gene encoding 30S ribosomal protein S10; translated protein: MAKQMIRIRLKAYDHKVLDQSAERIVETAKRTGAFVSGPVPLPTEINRFCVQRSTNNDKKSREHFEMRTHKRLIDILQASPKTMDALMHLDLPAGVDIELKA
- a CDS encoding DUF5654 family protein; amino-acid sequence: MEVKSTYLGTMIGLATVAFGLIAAGAWNKFISDAIALFLKPGNGVLAELIYAVIITIIAIVVVQGLAKLAEKEAELTARLGKKSE
- a CDS encoding HIT domain-containing protein — encoded protein: MTQWISEMISGPAQRTWEKPDPQHTFRGRLDGTRAKADEIVYEDDDVFAFRHNIDESKEEWWEIHVVIIPKKWVPTILDLGLGDARIWHRLIAGIQKVALIMGLYEKGFMIRMGVLPPYQHTEHVHIHILAGKHTSPVVDGPMPDAG
- a CDS encoding chromate transporter; the encoded protein is MPAEPARPSLVSIALTFAAISSTAFGGGQKASIRQQVLSRGWMDNARFMDGLEIAEVLPGPNILNLAIYCGQRARGVPGAIAAFLGASIPPFAIVLIAAALYFKYASNPYVHGALQGCAVGALGLTVGNALELTWDERGDWVRVLLVVVTAAVVSLLRMPLLIVLVVFGGIGVVHEYLRWKRAAR
- a CDS encoding chromate transporter; translated protein: MNATLDTALHLLWTFSQLSVLGFGGGKGIIPQMHADAVGRYHWVTSDQFSQFYTLGKLVPGPTTIFAALVGYAAMPARPYLGAAIATIGMFVPSSAIMVAFDSLWERFAGSPWRGVLSRGLAPAIVGLVWSSVWTIGRGTALLTRPPGSAGMIASALVVVAVTLLMLRSKLGAPLLIVLAGAVGVAALR
- a CDS encoding acyl-CoA dehydrogenase family protein: MDFIDTSASFSDEERMVRDTVRAFVRDRVLPDVAQWFEEGTLPRDLGPALGKLGLLGMHLQGYGCPGASAVAYGIACLELEAGDSGVRSFASVQGSLAMYAIHRFGDEPQKERWLPPMARGELIGCFGLTEPDFGSNPGGMRTFARRDGADWVLDGTKMWITNGSIADVAIVWAQTDDGIRGFIVPRGTKGFHASDIHRKLSLRASVTSELVLSDCRLPADALLPRAQGLGGPLACLNEARYGIVWGAMGAARSCYETALEYAKTRVQFDRPIGAYQLTQAKLVDMLVELNKGTLLALHLGRAKDEKRLRPAQVSLGKLNNVREALAIAREARTILGANGVTLEYPVIRHMNNLESVLTYEGTSEMHALIVGKEITGLTAFS
- a CDS encoding aspartyl protease family protein, whose translation is MTTQRLIAVAGLMLMLAAARPAEAATSTKTLLEGLRKAMLSRPVASITSLHSSGTIEVLGLKGTEQEWDDLRGARFTSSQIAGALTGSSGWDGKVAWSQDYAGLVTIDGGEAGRLQSIDQAYFDNLRFLRADAGGATIVYAGSRVDGGKNYEVLAVTPPQGSEVDLWIDPQTHLIARQTATIGVISFTTTFSKYRRVDGVTYPFSTLLETSTGNSSAVHVSTLEVNADVAERMRLPASTPRDASIVKGPSTTVPIQVVNNHVYVNAMLDGKGPYAFILDSGGDYIVTPEVAKALAAQSSGGMQLGGVGDTTEGASFTQVESLQVGNATVRNPYMIVLPIGSGFGMAEGMQIDGMIGYQFLARFLTTIDYADGKMTLTMPQQAPAAAPGAAPIGFFFDGTIPRIPIAVNGVLTTGEIDTGSRGGLTLSTPFVAAHPQIAALAKIGPGVEGFGVGGPSYAKLGRIPAIQIGPYWINNSVAAFGTQDKGAMADPYNPANVGGGILRRFDVTFDYAHHQLLFAKNATFDTPPAFDRSGLFLIDKAGEYTVISVFPGSPGAASGVAKGDVIVSVNGNAASSTSLAALRALLSGQPGTVLRLHVRGAQGERDVTVTLADYV